Proteins encoded together in one Impatiens glandulifera chromosome 1, dImpGla2.1, whole genome shotgun sequence window:
- the LOC124913755 gene encoding protein ROOT HAIR DEFECTIVE 3 homolog 1-like, protein MEKTPLVLLSDILLKDTLEIWNNIPKPKDKHDASFDDYFVLDVVGLSHYEYAKEKFIEDVNELRKRFSSPSEASLQIKPLVPAVDFVRSTSEIWDRVVNDKVLDIPSHKVMIAKVRCEQIDNDKFDGFIVNEEWSQLKVAVNSPPVSCFGTKVTSMVDKCLLEYDEEAEFYDEVVKADHREKLKQRLLQEIKPILGSLMDNISSQALDAFKSNLDKDLIGGKTFREVADWSNILVKFDSDYEDSRIDQAEWTSTKVRDKLVAQISSHVDSIRSMKQNELTNQVKLKLEIGLTESMGSILKKPEKNMWVNLRDLFGRETVPTCSEFRVGLEDLGINDTAKVEADEMLKKYGRDLIEKSVRKEADNILRLIQEKFCYILLNEPDSNIPRSWKSSDKIEEIVKTARAECVNIMSVMAIMRLDINKESEDIKKILSNALLEGGDEGILTHSNWNGVEASKTLMSPAACATIWDQFLKSSGMIITSVNQTIQARNDADNKQEFGKAKIWEKPLTDVRRFPAWRLLLIPSAIADF, encoded by the exons ATGGAAAAG ACCCCTCTCGTGTTGCTTTCGGATATCTTGTTGAAAGACACTTTGGAG ATATGGAATAATATTCCCAAGCCAAAAGATAAACATGACGCTTCATTTGACGATTACTTCGTT CTTGATGTGGTGGGGTTATCTCACTATGAGTACGCCAAAGAGAAATTCATAGAAGAT GTGAACGAATTAAGGAAGCGATTCTCTTCTCCGTCTGAGGCATCTTTACAGATTAAGCCTTTAGTTCCCGCCGTCGACTTTGTAAGGAGCACATCCGAGATATGGGATAGAGTCGTTAACGATAAAGTTCTTGACATTCCTTCTCACAAG GTGATGATTGCTAAAGTTAGATGTGAACAAATTGACAATGATAAATTTGATGGGTTCATTGTTAATGAg GAATGGTCTCAACTGAAAGTAGCCGTTAATAGCCCTCCAGTGTCATGTTTTGGCACAAAAGTTACTTCAATGGTTGACAAATGTTTACTCGA ATACGATGAAGAAGCCGAATTTTATGATGAAGTTGTTAAGGCGGACCATagagaaaaattaaaacaacGTTTGTTGCAA GAAATCAAACCGATACTTGGGTCCTTAATGGACAACATATCTTCCCAAGCTCTAGATGCCTTCAAATCTAACCTAGACAAAGATTTGATTGGAGGGAAAACTTTCCGTGAGGTTGCAGATTGGTCAAATATCCTGGTGAAATTTGATTCTGATTACGaag ATTCAAGGATTGATCAAGCAGAATGGACATCTACAAAAGTAAGAGATAAGTTGGTGGCTCAAATAAGTAGTCACGTGGATTCTATTAGGTCAATGAAACAAAATGAGTTGACAAATCAAGTTAAGTTGAAACTAGAAATTGGGCTGACTGAATCTATGGGATCTATTCTGAAAAAACCTGAAAAGAATATGTGGGTCAATCTTAGAGATCTCTTTGGACGCGAGACAGTGCCGACCTGCTCTGAGTTTAGGGTTGGCCTAGAGGACTTGGGAATAAATGACACTGCTAAGGTAGAAGCAGATGAAATGCTGAAAAAATATGGAAGAGATTTAATCGAGAAAAGTGTGAGAAAAGAAGCTGATAACATTCTACGGCTCATTCAAgaaaa GTTTTGTTATATCCTCTTGAATGAACCAGACTCGAATATTCCACGATCTTGGAAATCAAGTGACAAAATCGAAGAAATTGTGAAAACAGCTCGAGCTgag tGTGTAAATATTATGTCTGTTATGGCTATAATGCGTTTGGACATTAATAAGGAGAGTGAagacattaaaaaaattctttcaaatGCTTTGCTGGAAGGAGGTGATGAGGGTATTCTAACACATAGTAATTGGAATGGg gTGGAAGCATCGAAGACATTGATGAGCCCAGCTGCTTGTGCAACTATTTGGGATCAATTTCTAAAATCCTCCGGCATGATCATTACTTCTGTCAATCAAACTATTCAAGCAAGG AATGATGCCGATAATAAACAG GAATTTGGAAAGGCAAAAATTTGGGAAAAACCTCTAACGGACGTTCGTCGTTTTCCGGCTTGGCGTCTCCTTCTGATTCCTTCTGCCATCGCTGATTTCTGA